In a single window of the Streptomyces cinnabarinus genome:
- a CDS encoding vWA domain-containing protein, with amino-acid sequence MTTPAGVAERLTSLVAALRTHGIRIGTGETVDAAEAVAALGLTDRELLREGLAATLLHGPAQRPVFDTVFDLYFPRGVGAPEGETAGRDELRDRLASALAANDQALLGRLAVEAVDGFGGYGSSPGSDGWSSYQALDRIRPQTLLARVRDDIRARGGSSGFTDRLLEDEIRQRIEAFRTLVTAEARRRVAERRGRDEIARRAVAPTADRVDFLFAGKAQLTELRRAVQPLARKLATRLAARRRRAARGSIDLRRTLRGSLSTGGVPMKPVLRRRRPVRPELVLLCDVSGSVSGFSDFTMLLVQALHDQFSKVRVFAFVNRVDEVTGLLVHGRADPQGLGAHIQAEATLTGWHGSSDYGVALGEFAERYGAAVGPRTTVFVLGDARTNMSDPNLAAVRQFTERARRVYWLNPEQASSWGTGDSAAPEYAELVEMHECRNARQLSDLVARLLPV; translated from the coding sequence GTGACCACGCCCGCCGGGGTCGCCGAGCGGCTGACGTCGCTGGTCGCGGCGCTGCGCACGCACGGCATCCGGATCGGCACCGGTGAGACCGTGGACGCGGCCGAGGCGGTGGCGGCGCTCGGGCTCACGGACCGGGAGCTGCTGCGGGAGGGGCTGGCGGCGACCTTGTTGCACGGTCCGGCTCAACGGCCGGTGTTCGACACGGTCTTCGACCTGTACTTCCCGCGGGGCGTCGGCGCGCCGGAAGGGGAGACGGCGGGGCGGGACGAGCTGCGGGACCGGCTGGCGTCGGCACTCGCCGCCAACGACCAAGCGCTGCTGGGCCGGTTGGCAGTGGAGGCGGTCGACGGATTCGGCGGCTACGGCTCCTCCCCCGGCTCGGACGGCTGGTCGTCGTACCAGGCGCTCGACCGGATCCGGCCGCAGACGCTGCTGGCCCGGGTCCGCGACGACATCCGGGCGCGGGGCGGGAGTTCGGGGTTCACCGACCGGCTGCTGGAGGACGAGATCCGGCAGCGCATCGAGGCGTTCCGGACCCTGGTGACCGCGGAGGCGCGACGCCGGGTGGCGGAGCGGCGCGGCCGGGACGAGATCGCCCGGCGGGCGGTGGCCCCGACCGCCGACCGGGTCGACTTCCTGTTCGCCGGCAAGGCCCAACTCACCGAGCTGCGCAGGGCGGTTCAGCCCCTCGCCCGCAAGCTCGCCACCCGCCTCGCGGCCCGCCGGCGCCGCGCCGCGCGGGGCTCGATCGATCTACGGCGGACCCTGCGCGGTTCGCTGTCGACGGGCGGGGTGCCGATGAAGCCGGTGCTGCGCAGACGGCGGCCGGTCCGGCCCGAACTGGTGCTGCTGTGCGATGTGTCGGGCTCGGTGTCCGGCTTCTCGGACTTCACCATGCTGCTGGTGCAGGCGCTGCACGACCAGTTCAGCAAGGTTCGGGTGTTCGCCTTCGTCAACCGCGTCGACGAGGTCACGGGCCTCCTCGTGCACGGCAGGGCCGACCCGCAGGGCCTCGGCGCCCACATCCAGGCGGAGGCCACCCTCACGGGCTGGCACGGCAGCAGCGACTACGGCGTGGCGCTGGGCGAGTTCGCCGAGCGGTACGGCGCCGCGGTCGGCCCCCGCACCACGGTGTTCGTGCTCGGCGACGCGCGTACCAACATGAGCGACCCGAACCTCGCGGCCGTCCGGCAGTTCACCGAACGGGCGCGCCGCGTCTACTGGTTGAACCCCGAGCAGGCGTCCAGTTGGGGCACGGGCGACTCGGCCGCGCCCGAATACGCCGAGCTGGTCGAGATGCACGAGTGCCGCAACGCCCGCCAGCTCAGCGACCTGGTGGCCCGGCTGCTGCCGGTGTGA